CAGTTTTCAACCGGGCCTAAGGGAGTGGTTGACCAGTCGAACGAGCGCATCAAAACTCCCATTTCGCCACCGCCTGCAAATAGGGATTCAGAGAGGGGATTGGGGGATTCGGAAGCGATCGTCATACCTGGCTCTCCTGGATCGCGATGCAGCTTTCAAGTCAACTCTACCAATTCTGTTTCAGACTGATGTTTGCCCAGCCAATTGCGTGATCGTCTCCACCCACTCGATCGGCTGAGCAAACTTGTGCAAATGTGCCTCAAACCCAGCCTTTCGAGATTCCTCCCAGTCCTCATCCTGATAAGCCGTAATCGCAGTGGCGGGAAGATGCCCTCCCTCCTTCGCTTCCAAATCGCGAATTTGCCGAATCAAGTCATACCCACTGCCACCCGGCATCCGAATGTCACAAACCAATACATCGGGTTGGAATGGCTTTAATACCTC
This is a stretch of genomic DNA from Oscillatoria sp. FACHB-1407. It encodes these proteins:
- a CDS encoding response regulator, producing the protein MTQMPQSLHGLRVLVVDDEADIREFITVVLESHGMSVKAVASAAAAFEVLKPFQPDVLVCDIRMPGGSGYDLIRQIRDLEAKEGGHLPATAITAYQDEDWEESRKAGFEAHLHKFAQPIEWVETITQLAGQTSV